In Deinococcus psychrotolerans, the genomic window CTAGGCCCAGCTTGCGGGTCAGGCTGGACAGTTGGGCCAACTCGTCTTTACTCAGGGAGTCAAACACGCCCACAACGCCTCTGACGTGCGGCGGCAGCACCTGCGCGATCAGTTCGCGCCCGGCTGGAGTGAGCGACACGATCATCACCCGCCGGTCTTGCTGGTTGCGTTCACGGCGCACCAATTGGGTTTTTTCGAGGTTGTCGATCACCATCGTCAGGTTGCCACTGGAGCGCAAAATCTTCTTGGCCAGCGCCTGCTGACTCAGTGGGCCGAGATGATAAACCGCTTCCAGCACTCCAAATTGGCTGGTGGTCAAGTCAAAGCGGGCGAGGTGGCGGTTGGCCTGCATCTCCACCAAATGCGACGCTCGCCAGAGCTTGATGTAGGCGTCGAGGGCAGCCCGTTCTTGGTCGCCTCCGGCGTATTTTGTGGGCATAAGTTCCATGCTGGGTCAGCGGGCGGCAAAGTGCAAGCGGCAGCGCTCAACACTGAACCGAGCCGAAATTTGGGCCGAGTTGAAATCGGGTTAGGACACTACTTGATGTGTAGTCCCAAATCCAGCCACAGCAGCGCGGCGTCACCCAAAAACGGCGGCTTGAAGCTGACCGCAGCCGCTTGCTGAGCAAATTCTGGCAGCGGCCCCCGGTTGGGCGGGGTGGCTGTCCAGACGGGAGCGCCGTAACTCAGGCCAGCCAATTCTGCTGCCCGCTGAAAGCCGGTGGCGAGGTCGCCGAGTTCGTCGACGAGGCCCGCGCCGAGGGCGTCTGCGCCGCTCCAGACCCGCCCGCGCCCCAGCTTGTCCACCTGCTCCACGCTGAGCTTGCGTCCCTGGGCCACGCGGCCAATGAAACGCTGGTACACCTCACCGATGCTGCGCTCAAGTTCGGTGCGCTCAGCGTCAGAAAAAGGCTGGGCAGACGAGTAGATCAGGGCGTTGTCTTGGCGCTCCACCCGCTCGGGCGTAAAACCCTGCCGCTGGTTAAACTCGCGCAGCACCGGCTTGCCTGTCACCACGCCGATACTGCCGGTGATGGTGTAGGGCGAAGCGATCACGTGTTTGGCAGCGGCCAGCACGTAATAGCCGCCCGACGCCGCCACCGCGCCCATTACCGCCACCACCGGCTTTTCGCTGGTCGCCACTTCGCGCCAAATCAAATCGGAGGCCAGCGCCGAGCCGCCGCCGGAATCCACGTACAGCACGATGGCTTTGGTCTGCTTGTCTTCCTTGGCCCGCTTAAGAGCGGCCACCACCGAATCCGAACCGGCCATCGCGCCGCCGAGCAGCGGCAGCGGCAGCGGGTTGTTGCGCGACTTGCCGGTGACGATGTTGCCCACCACCGGCACCAAAGCGATGCGCCCCTCTCCGCGCTTACTGCGCTCCGGCACCAGCAAATCGAGCACCGCCGAAAGGGGCCGTGCCGCCGGGCCGATCAGTTCGTCCTCGTAGGCCACGCTGCTGAGAATGCCGAGTTCATGCGCCCGCGCCGCGCTCGAAACACCCTCGCTGAGCCACTGGCGCACCGCACCTTCGCTGACTCCCCGTGCCTCGGCCAAGTCGGCGGCCCAGGCATCTTCCATGCCCCGCAGCAACTCGGCCGTTTGGTGGCGCTGGGCGTCGTCCATGTAATCTTGCGAAAAACGGGTCAGGGCGCTTTTGAATTCGCCAATTCGCAAATTTTCAAAATCGATGCCGTGCTTCTTCAGGAACGCGCCGAGGTAAGTAATTTCAGCCCCGAACCCCTGCAGCATGAATTCTGCCGATTCCGGGGCCACCACTTCGCCTGCGCCCGAGGCGGCCAGCAAACTGGCTTTGGTGACGGTGGGCAAGTAGCTGACGGTGCGTTTGTGATCGGACAAGCGCCGCAGCATGGCCCGCAAGGCGTGGGCACTGGCAAGGTCGGCTTCAAAAGAGCCGAAGCGCAGGAGAACGCCGTGGAGCCAATCGGCTTTGCTGAGCTTTTCAAACTTGACGGCCAAAGATTCCAGCGTTTCGCTGCGGTTGAGCAGCGCGGCAATCGGGTTGCTCGGCTGGCGGGCAGGCAGCGGCCCGCTGATGTCCACCACCACCCACGTCGGTTTGGTCACGCCGTCGGGCAAGGCTGCGCTGCTTTGTTTGGGGCCAAAGGGAATGTTCATAGTCTCTAAGGTACGCGGCCTGAGTGAAAAGCGTCCCCGCCCCGGCTAAAGGCTGGCCCAAGCCTGGCCCGCCCAACAAAGAGGCCCGCACGTTCACGGGAAACGTGCGGGACCTTAAGACGGAGTTTAAACGACGCGGCGAGCCTTGTCGCCCACTCCACTTACGATTTTTATACGGCCCAGTTCAGTACGGCTCTTTTTTCTTCGCTGAGCAATTTACTTTGGGCACTCAGATAAGAAAACGGCCACTGGGCACTTGCTTACTGCGAGGGAACCTTGATCGCGCCGCTGATGATTTTGGCTTTGACGGCTTCGACTTTGGCAACTTGGGCGCTGGAGATCAGCGCTCTGTTGAATTCGTCGACCGAGTAGCCCACGCCGCCGTCTGAGAGGCCGAAGACGCGCGAGCCGCCTTTGAACTTGTCGGCCTTGACATCCATAATCAGGGCGTAGACGGCGTTGTCGACCCGTTTGGTCATGCTGGTCAGGCCATGGTTGAGCGTTTTGGGGTTGTTGTCAAAATCGCCGAGGTAGTTTTGGTTGCTGTCCACGCCGATAAAGAACATCGGACGGGTGTTGCCCGCGCAGGCCGAGAGGTAAGACGCCGACTTGGGCACCGCTTTGTAGTTGTCAGAAGTAAAGGTCACGCCTTTGGGCAGTTGGGTGGCCTTGAGGCACTGCTGCTGCTTGATGTAATCTTGCAGGCCTTTGCCCGACGCGCCCGCAGCGGCAAAAATAATGTCCGCACCCTTGGCTTTCATGCTGGCCGAGATTTCTTTGGCTTTGCCGGGGTTGTTCCAAGCGTCAGGCGTGGTGCCGACATACTGGCTGACGATCTTGACTTTGGGGTTGGCGGCTTTGGCTCCAGCGATGTAGCCCGCTTCAAATTTATGAATGAGAGGCACGTCCATTCCGCCGAGGAAGCCCAGCACGCCAGTTGAGCTGTTCAGGGCGGCGAGGTAGCCCACCAAGAAGCTGCCTTCCTGCTCTTTGAAGGTCATGCTCTGAACGTTTTTGGCATCGGAGACATCGTCCACCAAGCCGAAAGCGAGGTCGGGATTTTCTTTGGCGACCTGGGTGATGCTGGCGTTGTTGGCAAAGCCCACCGCGATGGTCAGGTCAAAGCCGTCTTTGGCAAAGCCGCGAATGCCCTGCACAGTCTGGCTGGGATCGGACGGCTCGAAATCCTTGACCGAGACGCCGCCTCCTTTCACGGCACGCTGCGAGCCTTCGTAGGCCGATTGGTTAAAGCTCTTGTCGAATTTGCCGCCCGCGTCGTAAGCCAGACCGACACGGATACCGCTTTGGGCGGCGGCCATGCTGCCAATCGAGAGGCTGCTGAGGGCGAGCAGGGAAAGGGTCAAGGCTGTTCTGGATAAATTCATCGGTAGTCCTCCTGATGGGTACGCTTGTCCGGTTTTGAGTGGCCGTCAAGCGGAGCGTGTTCTTGAACAGAAAGTATACGCGAAAGTCGGTAGAGCTAAAGGAAGCCTTAATCACGCAGTGGGGGGAGCACCGGGAAGCGGAGCGTGAAGCAGGGCAAAGCGCGGAATGCTAAGGTTGGGCCATGAGCGCTGAAAGGCAAACACCCCCGCAAGATTTGTCACAGGACAGAAAATCGCCGCACAAGAACTTGGAGGATGGCCCGACCTTACCGTCTGAACGTTACCTGTGGCTGATGGACGAACTGGCCCGCCACAACCGCCTTTATCATGAGCAGGACGCGCCCGAAATTGCCGACCATGACTATGACGCCCTGACCCGTGAGGCCCGCGCCCTGGAAGCCGAGCATCCCGATTGGTTGACGGAAGCGCCCTCGCCTGCCCAAGCCGTTGGTGGACTGCCCAGCAGCGCTTTCTTGCCGGTCAACCACCCCACCCCGATGACCAGTCTGGACAATGTCTTCGATGACGCGGAGTTGCGCGGCTTTCAAGACAAGCTCTCCCGCTCGCTCAACATCACGCCGGAAGCCGCCGACTTCGCCTATACCTGCGAGCTCAAAATCGATGGTCTGAGCGTCAACTTGTATTACCTGGACGGCGAACTTCAGTGGGCCGCCACACGCGGCAACGGCGTGACCGGCGAAATCGTCACCGCGCAGGTCTTGACCATCGCGGGTTTGCCGCAGAAAGTAGAAGGCCTGACCGGCGAACTGGAAGTGCGCGGCGAAGTGTACCTCAGCCGCGAGGAGTTCGCCGCCTTCAACGAGCGGGCCGAGGAATTGGGCACGCAGCCGCTCAAAAATCCCCGCAACGGAGCCGCCGGAGCGCTGCGTCAAAAAGACCCGAGCGTGACCCGTTCGCGCAATCTCAGCGCTATTTTGTACGCGCTGGGCAAGCGTGACGGTGTGCCAGCCAAGACCCAGTGGGAGGTGCTGGAATGGCTCAGGGCGCGTGGCTTTCCGGTCAGCGAGTATTCAAAGCAGGTTCGCGGCATCGAAGAAGCGGTGCAGTACCACGCCGATTTGCTGGCGGTGCGCGGCGACTTGCCGTTCGACGTGGACGGCACCGTCATCAAGCTCAATGACCTGCACCTCCAATCTGAATCCGGCTTCACCAGTCGGGCACCCAAATGGGCGATTGCCTATAAGTTTCCAGTGGAAGAAGCCCAGACCATTTTGGAAAGTGTCAGCATCAACGTGGGGCGCACCGGCAAACTGGCTCCGCTGGCCCACCTTTCGCCGCGCCTCTTGGAAGGGAGCACCGTCAGC contains:
- a CDS encoding MarR family winged helix-turn-helix transcriptional regulator, with amino-acid sequence MPTKYAGGDQERAALDAYIKLWRASHLVEMQANRHLARFDLTTSQFGVLEAVYHLGPLSQQALAKKILRSSGNLTMVIDNLEKTQLVRRERNQQDRRVMIVSLTPAGRELIAQVLPPHVRGVVGVFDSLSKDELAQLSSLTRKLGLALSAGKAQTGAAGKSPKAKQEKQASKMEVKALEVLTAL
- a CDS encoding S49 family peptidase codes for the protein MNIPFGPKQSSAALPDGVTKPTWVVVDISGPLPARQPSNPIAALLNRSETLESLAVKFEKLSKADWLHGVLLRFGSFEADLASAHALRAMLRRLSDHKRTVSYLPTVTKASLLAASGAGEVVAPESAEFMLQGFGAEITYLGAFLKKHGIDFENLRIGEFKSALTRFSQDYMDDAQRHQTAELLRGMEDAWAADLAEARGVSEGAVRQWLSEGVSSAARAHELGILSSVAYEDELIGPAARPLSAVLDLLVPERSKRGEGRIALVPVVGNIVTGKSRNNPLPLPLLGGAMAGSDSVVAALKRAKEDKQTKAIVLYVDSGGGSALASDLIWREVATSEKPVVAVMGAVAASGGYYVLAAAKHVIASPYTITGSIGVVTGKPVLREFNQRQGFTPERVERQDNALIYSSAQPFSDAERTELERSIGEVYQRFIGRVAQGRKLSVEQVDKLGRGRVWSGADALGAGLVDELGDLATGFQRAAELAGLSYGAPVWTATPPNRGPLPEFAQQAAAVSFKPPFLGDAALLWLDLGLHIK
- a CDS encoding BMP family lipoprotein; this translates as MNLSRTALTLSLLALSSLSIGSMAAAQSGIRVGLAYDAGGKFDKSFNQSAYEGSQRAVKGGGVSVKDFEPSDPSQTVQGIRGFAKDGFDLTIAVGFANNASITQVAKENPDLAFGLVDDVSDAKNVQSMTFKEQEGSFLVGYLAALNSSTGVLGFLGGMDVPLIHKFEAGYIAGAKAANPKVKIVSQYVGTTPDAWNNPGKAKEISASMKAKGADIIFAAAGASGKGLQDYIKQQQCLKATQLPKGVTFTSDNYKAVPKSASYLSACAGNTRPMFFIGVDSNQNYLGDFDNNPKTLNHGLTSMTKRVDNAVYALIMDVKADKFKGGSRVFGLSDGGVGYSVDEFNRALISSAQVAKVEAVKAKIISGAIKVPSQ
- the ligA gene encoding NAD-dependent DNA ligase LigA, coding for MDELARHNRLYHEQDAPEIADHDYDALTREARALEAEHPDWLTEAPSPAQAVGGLPSSAFLPVNHPTPMTSLDNVFDDAELRGFQDKLSRSLNITPEAADFAYTCELKIDGLSVNLYYLDGELQWAATRGNGVTGEIVTAQVLTIAGLPQKVEGLTGELEVRGEVYLSREEFAAFNERAEELGTQPLKNPRNGAAGALRQKDPSVTRSRNLSAILYALGKRDGVPAKTQWEVLEWLRARGFPVSEYSKQVRGIEEAVQYHADLLAVRGDLPFDVDGTVIKLNDLHLQSESGFTSRAPKWAIAYKFPVEEAQTILESVSINVGRTGKLAPLAHLSPRLLEGSTVSKATLHNEDFIRDLDLHIGDTVLVRKAGGVIPEIVRVLPELRPEGAVPFVFPDVCPICTFPAVREEGDANRYCTNPECPAKLYEGLRYFVSRGALDIRGIGEKLTRQLLDTGLVKDAADFYALTAEQLSGLERGGDKKAANVLAQLAESKAKPLWRLINALGMAGVGDRNAKALARAFGSLAALEAAAPEQIEAVPGLGGVLAQRVSSELASERLQRLIAKLRAAGLGQQVSETESRTAELAGLNFVLTGSLSRPRDVLKAALEARGARVTGSVTGKTSYLVAGEDAGSKLSRAQELEIPVLDEAGLAALLEEKGAAGLE